A genomic window from Bubalus bubalis isolate 160015118507 breed Murrah chromosome 11, NDDB_SH_1, whole genome shotgun sequence includes:
- the CDO1 gene encoding cysteine dioxygenase type 1 has translation MERTEVLKPRTLADLIRVLHQLFAGEEINVEEVQAVMEAYESNPAEWAVYAKFDQYRYTRNLVDQGNGKFNLMILCWGEGHGSSIHDHTDSHCFLKMLQGNLKETLFAWPDKKSNEMIKKSERILRENQCAYINDSIGLHRVENISHTEPAVSLHLYSPPFDTCHAFDQRTGHKNKVTMTFHSKFGIKTPFTTSGSLENN, from the exons ATGGAGCGGACCGAGGTGCTAAAGCCCCGCACCCTGGCCGATCTGATCCGCGTCCTGCACCAGCTCTTCGCCGGCGAGGAGATCAACGTGGAGGAAGTGCAGGCCGTCATGGAAGCCTACGAGAGCAACCCCGCCGAGTGGGCAGTGTACGCCAAGTTCGACCAGTACAG GTATACCCGAAATCTTGTGGATCAAGGAAATGGAAAGTTTAATCTCATGATTCTATGCTGGGGTGAAGGACATGGCAG CAGTATCCATGATCACACCGACTCCCACTGCTTTCTGAAGATGCTGCAGGGAAATCTAAAGGAGACATTGTTTGCCTGGCCTGACAAGAAATCCAATGAGATGATCAAGAAGTCTGAAAGAATCTTGAGGGAAAACCAGTGTGCCTACATCAACG ATTCCATTGGCTTACATCGAGTAGAGAATATTAGCCATACAGAGCCTGCCGTGAGCCTTCACTTGTATAGTCCGCCTTTTGACACATGCCATGCCTTTGATCAAAGAACAGGACATAAAAACAAAGTCACCATGACATTCCATAGCAAATTTGGAATCAAGACTCCATTT aCAACTTCAGGATCCCTGGAGAACAACTAA